The following are encoded together in the Populus trichocarpa isolate Nisqually-1 chromosome 5, P.trichocarpa_v4.1, whole genome shotgun sequence genome:
- the LOC18099600 gene encoding histone-lysine N-methyltransferase ASHH2 isoform X1, translating to MGACENSFEPHEPLTLAATEQHSCLEFIKDSEQLPVLETAHSLIDTNVEPSSATDGFVDLSQKDNVVCASHSDVKAVSADMGIGLTGEGESVVGLTAGKLLEDESGVIGGCLDERQSGIDDCNGETDRSREEKAGLGVKNGGPLDCERSLELLERNCDQQDGRVDDKKTGVQGVTEEESDGLVTVEADTSDEVVPSTSCETSVESILGNDMTRNCDQQDDQNDHESGSVQGVMEEKNDGLAAIKIVNSDEIVLSLGSEMPTELMQAKDWSRNGDQQDDQRDDKNVSVQGVMEQHSSGLAPIEFDDIHHEIVLSSGQGMPAELLPEKGLPSDGNEQYKHDCGTSQEAVMEEKIDNLTGLENRDLQAVMEQKSDGLVATKTADTCENILPSLGYEMPAERLPRNGVEKDKQDRSTSMVLTMEERNNDLAGTESISMEGFMEEKSDGLAAIETATHNEIGPLSGCEIPAGLISVNGYGVELDKQYDGTSPTVVPKERSVLLTRLETDNQDQILPSLDHGMHLESTTVTCPPSKCLQPDDQKGDQIISCLIAGGVMEETSDALDATDTTTSNWLLSSQGLERTLKLMPMTGLPEESVYHDEQKLIPSELDSKVVNGLAIERVPEQESDASARIGADIYAQVSPHGAIDSNSAGDCSGETVNEAKNHVSIDSVSETKCHDIASPSSQRSNGVRKSSRKAQTKRAARKSRNTTKVPNLHLGIETVFKSVTRKRSCFSKPARSSAWGLLGNITHAFTMIDGPRLDEIENNGSQKARGGRGSRKRNNRAGGRSQRSSKKGCASASCIRLKVKVGKEACQTEANPKIMIPEVIDTKASAELVSNYGVESYQETSFEMSKLVHYAEDNVAEEGAGKQLQSFDIKLKAELHCDPYGMDVNLANKDMEGMVIFEKSPGDTVEDYIGVPLHTEVEALGATTEKRYTDPGTSPDSEVINLVAEGQVDARCPEDFHDAVLSSSKAFATDQGGNGKRRGKKKERLPQAANCSPAAASLNKVKLAKKRGGRQRKADGLSSTEILTSSSSVNGLINTPSSKECSAEQVPLSRETELEVSGEVLTEEISMETKICVGGLDAELRSSESQISKNPLPSTKSRGNGVNKGRSKVSDSAKSRRANGCKDRGNDRKSVKKNKAKGKSVCDHVFYKVDDDPEIGQEAFCSDMKYRCNHTADENGKIDAVEDTAAEEVADLDTPSSGVMEQNLSPDNAWVRCDDCLKWRRIPVRLVESISQTHCQWICKDNMNKAFADCSFPQEKSNAEINAELGISDVDEDGCDAPSNYMELECRQTSVSKEYEFTRITTNQFLHRSRKTQTIDEIMVCYCKAPVAGRLGCGDECLNRMLNIECVQGTCPCGDHCSNQQFQKRNYAKMTWERCGKKGFGLRLDEDISRGQFLIEYVGEVLDVHAYEARQKDYASKGHKHFYFMTLDGSEVIDACAKGNLGRFINHSCDPNCRTEKWVVNGEICIGLFALRDIKMGEEVTFDYNYVRVVGAAAKRCYCGSPQCRGYIGGDPTSTEVVDQVDSDEEFPEPVMLEDGRVGGGLKNKISKTNFFGLSKDREIEFKTAVGNLEVATEIKDLTSQLTPAMSLSPSASEMNGLPGDFSSSSQQVETSPKAEDVMSQPTPAVQQEISMEETMNKSLYSSEKLRTSPTSTPTKILPDDVMINRKSKSAAAENKRVFVKSRFIIKTPHQSSLIKKGKSAGNLININKVQTIASKPQFPLIKPKKLIESTSNGHFEAVQEKLNELLDSEGGISKRKDAPKGYLKLLLLTAASGAIRSGEAIQSNRELSMILDALLKTRSRVVLMDIINKNGLRMLHNIMKQYRRDFKKIPILRKLLKVLEHLAVREILTLEHISGGPPCPGMESFTESMLSLTEHDDKQVHQIARSFRDRWIPRHIRKHSYMDRDDGRMEIHRGSNCNRVSASHNHWHDQGVRHTEALNGVVESNLAMTSGGTAVHEDNSVNRVGSGARTRKRKTRWDQPAVGNIASSSLQHIKQNVNSGLVQQYESNPLLELSKEVPVHVDKAGREYSYCPHCVRNYRWQDESSSADDRKQNIHEDVPPGFSSPINAALASNASSTVADPPQQNVFHLKFPVGMVVGHPQKKFNSRFPVSYGIPLSVMQQLGSPLAETVESWVIAPGMPFHPFPPLPPLPSCKKGTQPSCAVSSMEVDGEADRGQQDSHDPTTCPNESSPSMSGANQPDVNSPCPNDHQTFKRARGFSYDLGRRYFKQQKWNKVSPPWVRNRNGWGCVGDNSRGGMCSTDMGSLTNEQRNS from the exons AAGAAAAAGCAGGGCTTGGAGTCAAGAATGGTGGACCACTAGACTGTGAAAGGTCTTTGGAATTGCTGGAGAGAAATTGTGATCAACAGGATGGCCGAGTGGATGATAAGAAAACTGGTGTTCAAGGTGTTACAGAAGAGGAAAGTGATGGTTTAGTTACAGTAGAGGCTGATACTTCCGATGAAGTAGTGCCTTCAACCTCATGTGAAACATCTGTAGAATCGATACTTGGGAATGATATGACTAGAAATTGTGATCAACAAGATGACCAGAATGATCATGAGAGTGGCAGTGTTCAAGGGGTTATGgaagagaaaaatgatggtTTAGCTGCAATAAAGATTGTTAATTCTGATGAAATAGTTCTTTCACTGGGCAGTGAGATGCCAACAGAATTAATGCAAGCAAAGGATTGGAGCAGAAATGGTGATCAACAAGATGACCAGAGGGATGATAAGAATGTCAGTGTTCAAGGGGTCATGGAACAACATAGTAGTGGCTTAGCTCCAATAGAGTTTGATGATATACATCATGAAATAGTGCTTTCATCGGGTCAAGGAATGCCTGCAGAACTACTACCAGAAAAAGGTTTGCCTAGTGATGGCAATGAACAGTACAAGCATGATTGTGGTACCTCTCAAGAAGCAGTTATGGAAGAGAAAATTGACAATTTAACTGGGCTAGAGAATAGAGACCTTCAAGCTGTGATGGAACAGAAAAGTGATGGTTTAGTGGCAACAAAGACTGCTGATACTTGTGAAAACATATTGCCTTCATTGGGATATGAAATGCCCGCTGAGCGTTTGCCTAGAAATGGTGTTGAGAAGGACAAGCAAGACAGGAGCACCTCTATGGTGCTGACCATGGAAGAGAGAAACAATGATTTAGCTGGGACAGAGAGTATTAGTATGGaagggttcatggaagaaaaAAGTGATGGTTTAGCTGCAATAGAGACTGCTACTCATAATGAAATAGGACCTTTGTCAGGCTGTGAAATCCCTGCTGGATTAATTTCAGTGAATGGTTATGGTGTTGAACTGGACAAGCAGTATGATGGTACGTCTCCTACTGTGGTTCCAAAAGAAAGAAGTGTTCTTTTAACTAGGTTAGAGACTGATAATCAAGACCAAATATTGCCTTCACTTGACCATGGAATGCATTTGGAATCAACAACTGTTACATGTCCACCAAGCAAGTGTCTTCAGCCGGATGACCAGAAGGGTGATCAGATCATTAGCTGTCTCATTGCAGGAGGGGTTATGGAGGAAACAAGTGATGCTTTAGATGCGACAGATACTACTACTTCCAATTGGTTGTTGTCATCACAGGGCCTCGAGAGGACCTTGAAATTAATGCCCATGACTGGTTTGCCAGAAGAAAGTGTTTATCATGATGagcagaagctgataccaagTGAACTAGATTCTAAGGTTGTCAATGGTCTAGCTATAGAGAGGGTTCCAGAGCAGGAAAGCGATGCCTCAGCCAGGATAGGAGCTGATATATATGCCCAGGTATCACCACATGGTGCTATTGACTCTAACAGTGCAGGTGACTGTTCTGGAGAGACGGTCAATGAAGCAAAGAATCATGTCAGCATTGATAGTGTTTCTGAAACCAAGTGTCATGACATTGCATCACCATCTTCACAAAGGAGCAATGGAGTACGCAAATCAAGCCGGAAGGCCCAGACAAAAAGGGCTGCAAGGAAATCTAGAAATACAACCAAAGTCCCAAACCTTCATCTAGGTATTGAGACTGTCTTCAAAAGTGTGACAAGGAAGCGAAGCTGTTTCTCCAAACCAGCTCGGTCTTCTGCTTGGGGATTGTTGGGGAATATTACACATGCATTTACAATGATTGATGGTCCCAgacttgatgaaattgagaataaTGGATCACAAAAAGCAAGGGGTGGCAGAGGAAGCAGAAAGCGGAATAATCGTGCTGGTGGAAGGTCACAAAGGTCTAGCAAGAAAGGCTGTGCTTCAGCTAGTTGCATTCGTTTGAAAGTTAAAGTGGGAAAAGAAGCTTGTCAAACTGAAGCTAATCCGAAGATTATGATCCCAGAGGTAATTGATACAAAAGCATCTGCTGAACTTGTAAGCAATTATGGGGTTGAGTCATATCAGGAAACCAGTTTTGAAATGTCAAAGTTAGTCCATTATGCTGAAGATAATGTGGCTGAAGAGGGAGCTGGAAAACAGCTTCAGTCTTTTGATATTAAGTTGAAGGCAGAGTTACATTGCGATCCTTATGGCATGGATGTAAATCTTGCAAACAAAGATATGGAGGGCATGGTGATTTTTGAAAAGTCACCTGGAGATACTGTGGAAGATTATATCGGGGTTCCTCTCCATACAGAGGTTGAAGCACTGGGAGCAACAACTGAGAAGAGGTATACAGATCCTGGAACTTCACCAGATTCAGAAGTTATCAATTTAGTTGCCGAGGGCCAAGTCGATGCACGATGTCCAGAAGATTTTCATGATGCTGTTCTGTCTTCTTCTAAGGCTTTTGCTACAGATCAAGGGGGTAATGGTAAAaggaggggaaaaaagaaagaaaggctCCCTCAAGCCGCTAACTGTTCACCTGCTGCGGCAAGCTTAAACAAAGTTAAATTGGCAAAGAAACGTGGGGGCAGGCAGAGAAAGGCTGATGGCCTTTCCTCTACTGAGATTCTTACTTCATCCAGCAGTGTGAATGGTTTGATCAACACACCAAGCAGTAAAGAATGTTCCGCAGAACAGGTACCTTTGTCAAGAGAGACTGAACTTGAAGTCTCTGGAGAGGTTTTGACAGAAGAAATCAGTATGGAAACTAAAATATGTGTTGGTGGACTGGATGCTGAGCTTAGGTCATCAGAATCACAGATTTCAAAGAATCCTCTTCCTTCAACTAAATCCAGGGGAAATGGAGTGAACAAGGGAAGGTCCAAAGTCTCCGACTCTGCAAAAAGCCGGAGGGCAAATGGTTGCAAGGATAGAGGAAACGATAGGAAGTCAGTTAAAAAGAACAAAGCCAAGGGGAAGAGTGTTTGTGATCATGTTTTTTACAAAGTTGATGATGATCCAGAAATAG GTCAAGAAGCATTCTGCTCTGACATGAAGTATCGCTGTAATCATACTGCAGATGAAAATGGAAAAATTGATGCTGTTGAGGATACTGCTGCAGAAGAGGTAGCTGATTTGGACACGCCGTCAAGTGGTGTAATGGAGCAAAATTTATCCCCAGATAATGCTTGGGTTCGCTGTGATGATTGTCTTAAATGGCGGCGTATTCCAGTTCGACTTGTAGAATCTATTAGTCAAACACATTGCCAATG GATCTGCAAGGACAACATGAATAAAGCCTTTGCTGATTGCTCCTTCCCCCAAGAGAAGTCAAATGCAGAAATAAATGCAGAGTTGGGCATATCAGATGTTGATGAGGATGGTTGCGATGCCCCTTCAAATTATATGGAATTGGAATGTAGACAGACATCAG TTTCCAAGGAGTATGAATTTACACGCATCACTACCAATCAGTTTCTGCACCGTAGCCGTAAAACTCAAACTATTGATGAG aTCATGGTTTGTTACTGCAAAGCACCTGTGGCCGGTCGGTTAGGTTGTGGAGATGAATGCTTGAATCGAATGCTTAATATTGAGTGTGTTCAAGGAACCTGTCCATGTGGGGACCATTGCTCAAATCAACAG TTCCAAAAGCGCAATTATGCCAAAATGACATGGGAGCGATGTGGGAAGAAAGGTTTTGGACTGCGATTGGATGAGGATATATCCAGAGGGCAATTCCTTATTGAATACGTTGGAGAG GTGCTTGATGTGCATGCTTATGAAGCAAGGCAAAAAGATTATGCTTCCAAGGGTCACAAACATTTCTACTTCATGACATTGGATGGCAGTGAG GTAATTGACGCATGTGCGAAGGGAAATTTGGGGCGTTTTATTAATCATAGTTGTGATCCTAATTGTCGTACTGAAAAG TGGGTGGTCAATGGAGAAATCTGTATTGGATTATTTGCGTTGAGGGACATTAAAATG GGCGAAGAGGTGACATTTGACTATAACTATGTAAGAGTTGTTGGGGCTGCTGCTAAAAGATGCTATTGTGGTTCGCCTCAATGTCGAGGCTATATTGGTGGTGATCCAACTAGCACTGAAGTAGTTGATCAAGTTGATTCGGATGAAGAATTTCCTGAACCTGTAATGCTTGAAGATGGAAGAGTGGGAGGtggcttaaaaaataaaatatccaaaaccAATTTCTTTGGTTTGTCAAAAGACAGGGAAATAGAATTCAAAACAGCTGTTGGGAACTTGGAGGTTGCAACTGAAATTAAGGACTTGACAAGCCAATTAACCCCTGCCATGTCTCTATCACCCAGTGCATCAGAAATGAATGGTTTACCTggagatttttcttcttccagtCAACAAGTAGAAACCTCCCCAAAGGCTGAAGATGTAATGAGCCAACCCACACCTGCTGTTCAGCAAGAGATTTCCATGGAAGAGACTATGAACAAATCCTTGTATTCCAGTGAAAAGTTGAGGACCTCTCCAACTTCAACTCCCACCAAAATATTGCCTGATGATGTTATGATTAACAGGAAGTCTAAGTCTGCCGCAGCTGAAAACAAGAGGGTTTTTGTGAAATCTcgttttattattaaaactcCACACCAATCTAGTTTAATCAAGAAAGGAAAGTCTGCTGGTAATCTCATAAACATAAACAAGGTTCAGACAATAGCCAGCAAACCTCAGTTTCCACttatcaaacccaaaaaattaataGAGAGTACCTCGAATGGCCATTTTGAAGCAG TTCAGGAGAAACTTAATGAGTTGTTGGATTCCGAGGGTGGCATAAGCAAACGGAAA gaTGCTCCTAAAGGCTACCTGAAACTTCTCCTCCTTACTGCAGCTTCTGGTGCTATTAGAAGTGGTGAAGCAATTCAGAG TAATCGGGAGCTTTCAATGATACTCGATGCACTCTTGAAAACTAGATCACGAGTGGTACTGAtggatataattaacaaaaatg GTTTAAGAATGCTTCACAACATAATGAAGCAGTACAGAAGGGACTTTAAAAAGATTCCAATTCTCAGGAAGCTTTTAAAG GTTTTAGAGCATTTGGCAGTCAGGGAGATACTTACATTGGAACATATAAGTGGAGGTCCTCCTTGTCCTGGAATGGAGAG CTTTACAGAATCCATGTTGTCCCTGACAGAGCATGATGACAAACAG GTTCATCAAATTGCACGAAGTTTTCGAGATAGATGGATCCCTAGACATATCAGAAAGCATAGCTATATGGATAGGGATGATGGGAGGATGGAGATTCACAGAGGTTCAAACTGCAATAGGGTTTCAGCTTCTCATAATCATTGGCATGATCAGGGTGTAAGACACACAGAAGCACTTAATGGTGTTGTGGAATCAAACCTTGCAATGACTTCAGGGGGCACTGCTGTCCATGAGGACAACTCTGTGAATCGTGTAGGCAGCGGTGCAAGAACTCGCAAGCGTAAAACTAGATGGGATCAACCCGCTGTGGGAAATATAGCTTCCAGCTCTCTTCAGCATATTAAACAGAATGTTAATTCTGGGTTGGTACAACAATATGAATCTAACCCATTACTTGAGTTAAGTAAAGAAGTGCCAGTTCATGTGGACAAGGCAGGTAGAGAGTACAGTTATTGCCCTCATTGTGTTCGCAATTATCGCTGGCAAGATGAATCTAGTAGTGCTGATGACAGAAAGCAGAATATTCATGAGGATGTTCCACCTGGATTCTCATCTCCGATTAATGCTGCTCTTGCATCCAATGCTTCTTCCACTGTTGCTGACCCCCCTCAACAAAATGTTTTCCATTTGAAGTTTCCTGTTGGTATGGTTGTCGGTCATCCACAGAAGAAATTCAATTCCCGCTTTCCTGTCTCGTATGGAATTCCGTTGTCTGTTATGCAGCAATTAGGATCACCCCTGGCTGAAACTGTAGAGAGTTGGGTTATTGCTCCTGGCATGCCTTTCCATCCTTTTCCACCATTACCACCACTTCCCTCCTGTAAGAAAGGGACTCAACCTTCTTGTGCTGTGAGCTCTATGGAGGTTGATGGTGAAGCAGATCGAGGGCAACAGGACAGCCATGATCCTACCACTTGTCCAAATGAAAGTAGTCCAAGCATGAGTGGTGCTAACCAACCAGATGTGAATAGCCCTTGTCCAAATGACCATCAAACATTTAAACGTGCGAGGGGATTTTCATATGATTTGGGAAGGAGGTACTTTAAGCAACAGAAGTGGAATAAAGTGTCTCCTCCATGGGTTCGGAATAGGAATGGGTGGGGATGTGTAGGAGACAACTCAAGAGGTGGAATGTGCAGCACTGACATGGGAAGTCTAACAAATGAACAGAGGAACTCATAG